One Theropithecus gelada isolate Dixy chromosome 20, Tgel_1.0, whole genome shotgun sequence DNA segment encodes these proteins:
- the CNGB1 gene encoding cyclic nucleotide-gated cation channel beta-1 isoform X3, producing the protein MLGWVQRVLPQPPGTPRKTKMQEEEKVEPEPELEAEVEPEPNPEEAETESESMPPEESLKEEEVAVADPSPQETKEAALTSAISLQAQGAESSEMNSPSRRVLTWLMKGVEKVIPQPVHSVTEDPAQILGHSSTGDTGCTDEPNEALKAQYMRPGSWLLLWLEQNLERVLPQPPRSSEVWRDEPAVATGAASDPVPPGRPQETGPKLQARESAPLPTAIPLQPKEEPKEVPAPEPQPSSQAQASSLPPPRDTARLVAWVLHRLEMALPQPVLHGKIGEQEPDSPGICDVQTRVMGAGGL; encoded by the exons ATGTTGGGCTGGGTCCAGAGGgtgctgcctcagcccccaggaACCCCTCGGAAGACCAAgatgcaggaggaagagaaagtggaACCAGAGCCAGAGCTGGAGGCGGAGGTGGAACCAGAGCCAAAccctgaggaggctgagacagagtcCGAGTCCATG CCCCCCGAAGAGTCACTCAAGGAGGAGGAAGTGGCTGTGGCGGACCCAAGTCCTCAGG AGACCAAGGAGGCTGCCCTTACTTCCGCCATATCCCTCCAGGCCCAGGGCGCTGAGAGTTCTGAAATGAACAG TCCCAGCCGCAGGGTGCTGACCTGGCTCATGAAGGGCGTGGAGAAGGTGATCCCACAGCCTGTCCATAGCGTCACGGAGGACCCGGCTCAG ATCCTGGGGCACAGCAGCACTGGGGACACAG GGTGCACAGATGAACCCAATGAGGCCCTCAAGGCCCAATACATGAG GCCCGGGTCATGGCTGCTCCTGTGGCTGGAGCAGAATCTGGAGAGAGTGCTTCCTCAGCCCCCCAGATCCTCCGAG GTCTGGAGAGATGAGCCTGCAGTTGCTACAGGTGCTGCCTCGGACCCAG TGCCTCCAGGACGCCCCCAGGAAACAGGGCCCAAGCTGCAGGCCCGGGAGAGCGCCCCCCTGCCCACTGCCATCCCCCTGCAGCCCAAGGAGGAACCCAAGGAGGTGCCAGCTCCAGAGCCCCAGCCTAGCTCCCAGGCCCAGGCCTCCTCCCTGCCACCACCCAGGGACACTGCCAG GCTGGTGGCGTGGGTCCTGCACAGGCTGGAGATGGCTTTGCCGCAGCCAGTGCTACATGGGAAGATAGGGGAACAG